A portion of the Edaphobacter lichenicola genome contains these proteins:
- the msrA gene encoding peptide-methionine (S)-S-oxide reductase MsrA produces MVESNERAVLAGGCFWGMQDLIRSFPGVVTTRVGYTGGKVANATYRNHEGHAEAIEIVFDPQQLTYRRLLEFFFQIHDPTTINRQGNDVGSSYRSAIFYTTDEQKRIAEATIADVNASGLWPGKVVTEVVPVGEFWDAEPEHQDYLERIPNGYTCHFVRPNWILPKRAA; encoded by the coding sequence ATGGTTGAATCGAACGAACGCGCAGTCCTTGCTGGCGGCTGTTTTTGGGGCATGCAGGATCTGATCCGCAGCTTCCCAGGCGTAGTTACGACTCGAGTCGGATACACCGGGGGCAAAGTCGCAAACGCGACCTACCGCAATCACGAAGGTCACGCCGAAGCGATAGAAATTGTCTTCGATCCTCAGCAACTAACCTATCGCCGCCTGCTGGAGTTCTTCTTTCAGATACATGATCCGACGACGATCAATCGTCAGGGAAACGACGTAGGGAGCAGCTACCGCTCGGCGATCTTTTACACGACCGACGAGCAGAAGCGGATTGCGGAAGCCACAATCGCCGACGTCAATGCTTCAGGGTTGTGGCCCGGGAAGGTCGTGACTGAAGTGGTTCCAGTAGGCGAATTCTGGGATGCCGAGCCTGAGCACCAGGATTACCTGGAACGCATTCCCAACGGGTACACGTGCCATTTTGTCCGGCCGAATTGGATCCTTCCGAAACGAGCAGCTTAA